From a single Candidatus Defluviilinea gracilis genomic region:
- a CDS encoding M3 family oligoendopeptidase: MAYKIKKWNLDELFTGFDSPELNAAFDNVEEQVTSFEGVRNKLNPEIDPETFLEVVRASEATSKIVNRIYAFAGLSFAEDTQNQNAQSLMGRVQQFVAEMQNRILFFNLWWKDVDEANAERLMNASGAYRYYLEEMRHFKPHTLTEPEEKVVNLKDVTGSNALINLYDAITNRYVFKLRVNGKVQELTRAQLQPFIQGGDPKMRAAAYQEMYRVYGEDGPILGQMYQTRARDWHNENINMRKFKSAMSVRNLANDVPDEAVNALLEVTKKNAKVFQRYFKMKAKHLGVGKLRRYDIYAPVAKSDKAFDFNAAANMVIESFGAFDPKIGELAKRVFDKDHLDSEVRKGKQGGAFCASINPEDTPFVLMNYTGRARDVATLAHELGHAIHAMLASHHTTFTFHSSLPLAETASTFGEMMLTEKLLSEEKDESVRRDILFKQMDDAFATILRQIYFALFEREAHEMAQKNASVDELSAAYLANLKEQFGDAVEVSDDFKWEWVSIPHIYHTPFYVYAYAFGQLLVFALYEQYKAEGESFKPKYLKILSAGGSEAPAKILGDAGVNIRDPKFWQGGFDVLSRMVDELEKLPVEKKSKAKKATVKKKVAKTKTVKKKSKK; this comes from the coding sequence ATGGCATACAAGATCAAAAAATGGAATCTGGACGAACTCTTCACGGGCTTCGATAGCCCCGAACTGAACGCCGCGTTCGACAACGTGGAAGAACAAGTCACGTCGTTCGAGGGCGTGCGCAACAAACTCAATCCCGAAATTGACCCCGAAACATTTCTCGAAGTAGTGCGCGCCTCCGAAGCGACATCGAAGATCGTGAATCGAATCTATGCGTTTGCGGGACTGTCATTTGCAGAAGACACACAAAACCAAAACGCGCAAAGCCTGATGGGACGCGTGCAACAATTTGTTGCCGAGATGCAGAACCGCATACTCTTTTTCAATCTGTGGTGGAAAGACGTGGACGAGGCGAACGCCGAACGCTTGATGAACGCATCAGGCGCGTATCGTTATTATCTCGAAGAGATGCGCCACTTCAAACCGCACACATTGACTGAGCCAGAAGAGAAGGTTGTCAACCTCAAAGATGTGACAGGCTCGAACGCGCTGATCAACTTGTATGACGCGATCACGAATCGATACGTCTTCAAGTTGAGGGTGAACGGCAAGGTTCAAGAATTGACTCGCGCGCAACTGCAACCGTTCATTCAGGGTGGCGACCCCAAAATGCGCGCGGCGGCGTATCAAGAAATGTATCGCGTCTATGGCGAGGATGGTCCGATCCTTGGGCAGATGTACCAGACTCGCGCGCGCGACTGGCATAATGAAAACATCAACATGCGCAAGTTCAAGAGCGCGATGTCGGTGCGGAATTTGGCGAACGATGTGCCTGATGAAGCGGTGAACGCGTTGCTCGAGGTCACGAAGAAGAACGCGAAAGTCTTCCAGCGCTATTTCAAGATGAAGGCGAAACATCTCGGCGTGGGTAAACTTCGCCGTTACGATATTTATGCGCCCGTTGCCAAGTCGGACAAGGCATTCGATTTCAATGCCGCCGCGAACATGGTCATCGAATCGTTCGGCGCGTTCGACCCGAAGATCGGCGAACTCGCCAAGCGCGTCTTCGACAAAGACCATCTCGATAGCGAGGTCCGCAAGGGCAAGCAGGGAGGCGCGTTCTGCGCTTCGATCAACCCCGAAGACACGCCATTCGTGCTGATGAATTACACGGGACGCGCGCGCGACGTGGCGACTCTCGCTCACGAGTTGGGGCACGCCATCCACGCGATGCTCGCCTCGCATCACACTACGTTTACCTTCCACTCGTCTCTTCCGCTGGCTGAAACCGCCTCCACCTTCGGCGAGATGATGCTCACCGAAAAATTGCTCTCGGAGGAAAAAGACGAATCGGTCCGACGGGATATCTTGTTCAAGCAAATGGACGACGCTTTTGCCACCATCCTGCGTCAGATCTATTTCGCCCTCTTCGAACGCGAAGCGCATGAGATGGCGCAGAAGAACGCCTCGGTGGACGAACTCTCCGCCGCGTATTTGGCGAACCTCAAAGAACAGTTCGGCGATGCGGTTGAGGTGAGCGACGATTTCAAATGGGAATGGGTTTCGATTCCACACATCTATCACACCCCGTTCTATGTGTATGCGTATGCGTTCGGTCAACTGCTGGTGTTCGCGCTCTACGAACAATACAAAGCGGAAGGTGAATCGTTCAAGCCGAAGTATCTCAAGATCCTGTCCGCTGGCGGATCGGAAGCCCCTGCAAAGATCCTGGGCGACGCGGGTGTGAACATCCGTGATCCAAAATTCTGGCAGGGCGGCTTCGATGTGCTGAGCCGCATGGTGGACGAGTTGGAGAAACTGCCAGTGGAGAAAAAATCAAAGGCAAAGAAGGCAACTGTCAAAAAGAAAGTTGCGAAAACAAAGACTGTAAAGAAGAAGTCGAAGAAGTAA
- the ychF gene encoding redox-regulated ATPase YchF gives MKLGIIGLPQSGKTTIFNAVTRGNAPTTASAGRFEVHTSVVDVPDPRVDALSKMFNPKKTIYAKMTYADIAGLETGSAKSGISGQLLNQLAQMDGFLLVVRAFESDLVMHPNGSVDAKRDVDSMLSELLLNDLIAVERKLERLVDERKKGGTDKALNEKQTVLFTRLHEALNNGTPLRKLEYSQEDVKELSSFGLLSRKPVLVVFNLSEGQSAPEMQLDVPSVALMGKLEMEIAQLSAEDAEMFMQEYGIKELSLNKMIWLSYDLLQVQSFFTVGEDEVRAWETKRGATAQESAGEIHTDLAKGFVRAEVVAYDDLISLGGMNEAKSKGKLRLEGKEYPVKDGDIVHIRSSL, from the coding sequence ATGAAACTCGGAATTATCGGACTGCCTCAATCAGGAAAGACAACCATCTTCAACGCGGTGACGCGCGGCAACGCGCCGACGACCGCCTCGGCGGGACGCTTCGAAGTCCACACCTCGGTAGTGGATGTGCCAGACCCGCGCGTGGACGCGCTCTCGAAGATGTTCAACCCGAAGAAGACGATCTACGCCAAGATGACGTACGCGGATATTGCGGGACTTGAAACTGGGTCCGCCAAAAGCGGCATCTCCGGGCAACTGCTGAATCAACTCGCGCAGATGGACGGCTTTCTGCTCGTCGTCCGCGCGTTTGAAAGCGACTTGGTGATGCACCCCAACGGAAGCGTGGACGCCAAGCGCGATGTGGATTCCATGCTGAGCGAATTGTTGCTCAACGATCTCATCGCCGTCGAACGCAAACTGGAACGATTGGTTGACGAACGCAAAAAAGGCGGCACCGATAAAGCCTTGAACGAAAAACAAACTGTGCTGTTCACTCGCCTGCATGAAGCGTTGAACAACGGCACACCGCTCCGCAAGCTGGAATATTCGCAAGAGGATGTGAAGGAACTTTCATCGTTCGGTTTGCTCTCGCGCAAGCCCGTGTTGGTCGTGTTCAACTTGAGCGAGGGACAGTCCGCGCCTGAAATGCAACTTGATGTCCCTTCGGTGGCGTTGATGGGCAAACTCGAAATGGAGATCGCGCAACTTTCAGCGGAGGATGCCGAGATGTTCATGCAGGAATACGGCATCAAAGAACTCAGCCTCAACAAGATGATCTGGCTATCGTATGATCTGCTCCAAGTGCAATCGTTCTTCACCGTCGGCGAGGACGAGGTCCGCGCGTGGGAGACGAAGCGCGGCGCGACGGCGCAAGAGTCGGCGGGCGAGATCCACACCGATCTGGCGAAGGGTTTCGTTCGGGCGGAGGTGGTGGCGTACGACGACCTCATCAGCCTCGGGGGGATGAATGAAGCGAAGTCGAAGGGGAAGTTGAGACTCGAAGGGAAGGAATATCCCGTGAAAGATGGGGATATCGTGCACATCAGGTCGAGTTTGTAA
- a CDS encoding DUF475 domain-containing protein yields MEITTITLIVLQLIFLEGILSIDNAAVLGAMVTPLPDDKPIPWPRRLARIGERLNPILGYQRLAALRVGLLGAYVGRGAMLFITSFLIENPWVRIVGAAYLIRLAFNELGDTTPGVETEEEKQEAMRGVSFWGVVLTVELMDLVFSIDNVIAAVSLSDELWVVMLGVGIGILTMRFAAGLFSFAVQRFPVLKPAAYILILNIGIQLILEQVWKIEISDWTRFFISVAIILISLLYARSVTLQKLQFILDWLSFLMGWINKLVDWLLTPFNWFFQKAINGFRVSKVEGAK; encoded by the coding sequence ATGGAAATTACTACGATTACTTTGATCGTCCTGCAATTGATCTTTCTCGAAGGCATACTTTCAATTGATAATGCCGCCGTGTTAGGGGCGATGGTAACGCCCTTGCCCGATGACAAGCCGATCCCGTGGCCCCGCCGGCTGGCTCGTATCGGCGAGCGGTTGAATCCCATACTTGGTTACCAGCGTCTCGCCGCCCTGCGCGTGGGCTTGTTAGGCGCGTATGTGGGGCGCGGCGCAATGTTGTTCATCACAAGTTTTCTGATCGAAAACCCATGGGTGAGGATCGTCGGCGCGGCGTATCTGATCCGCCTGGCGTTTAACGAACTGGGGGATACCACACCCGGCGTCGAAACCGAAGAGGAAAAACAAGAAGCCATGCGAGGCGTGTCGTTTTGGGGCGTGGTGCTTACGGTCGAGCTGATGGATTTGGTCTTTAGCATTGACAATGTGATCGCCGCAGTTTCGCTTTCCGATGAGCTGTGGGTGGTGATGCTTGGTGTGGGGATCGGTATTCTCACCATGCGCTTCGCGGCAGGGTTGTTCAGTTTTGCCGTACAGCGATTTCCCGTGCTCAAGCCCGCCGCATACATTTTGATCCTCAATATTGGAATTCAATTGATCCTCGAACAGGTCTGGAAGATCGAGATCTCGGATTGGACCCGTTTCTTCATTTCGGTTGCGATCATCCTGATTTCTCTGCTGTATGCGCGGAGCGTCACCCTCCAGAAATTGCAATTCATCCTCGATTGGCTGTCGTTCTTAATGGGATGGATCAACAAACTGGTGGATTGGCTTCTGACGCCGTTCAACTGGTTCTTTCAAAAGGCGATCAACGGCTTTAGGGTTTCAAAAGTGGAAGGCGCAAAATAA
- a CDS encoding cation-translocating P-type ATPase, which translates to MAHDDTIQNSEWHALKAEEVLSHLKVEDRGLTSAEATRRLETYGPNQLKEAPRPSFFQMLWEQLNNFVVILLIVASLVSGLLGDYVEAAAIMAIVVLNAVLGIVQERRAEEALAALKKLAAPDAQIIRDGKRVSIPSYELVPGDIVFLEAGNFVPADIRLLEAVNLRVEEASLTGESLPVQKNAATVLEKNVPLGDRKNTAFMGTLISYGRGRGVVTSTGMRTQLGLIASMLQNVEAEETPLQKRLDQLGKSLSIAALFLVAVVFIVALINQTNINELFTGPLAYLNEFAEQITDVFIIAISLAIAAVPEGLPAVVTISLALGMREMIKRHALVRKLSSVETLGSATVICSDKTGTLTQNEMTVTRMWVDGQFINITGTGYAPVGDFMVDGKKRNISEYPAALTALWIGLLNNDALLETTGEDEQQKTYRIVGDPTEGSLLVAAMKAGAIHMQVREAYPRENEVPFDSDRKRMITIHDVFAPRPGDPSPFTDESHKSWDVIAVKGAPDVVLDLCTQYQNMDDESVPLGPALRDRILAANDAMTKDALRVLGVAYRIVKDVPDNPAQIITNELEHDLVFVGLLGMIDPARTEVKPALEEARKAGIRTVMITGDYPNTAKAIAETIGLLKPGRKVMTGAQLDAISDRDLKDIIEETDVFARVSPEHKLRIVDALQANNEIVAMTGDGVNDAPAIKRADIGVAMGITGTDVAKETADMVLTDDNYASIVHAVEQGRVIYSNIRKFVFFLLSSNIAEIMIIFLATLAGLPAPLTAIQLLWLNLITDGAPALALAVEKGDPDIMLQKPRAKDEPIVNRSMRAGLIVQTIAQTVAVLAAFGMGLLWHLEAGATLVGNPITYILQHDWRGVDVQSAETMAFVTLSLCELFRAYTVRSERASLFSIGIFSNRSMQYAVGLSIVLLLLVINVPFLQPIFNTHFLSVREWAVVVGFALVPAIAEEITKFFLRMRKGI; encoded by the coding sequence ATGGCACACGACGACACGATCCAAAACAGCGAGTGGCACGCGTTAAAAGCCGAAGAGGTATTGAGTCACTTGAAAGTGGAAGACCGGGGGTTGACGTCGGCAGAGGCAACACGGCGGCTCGAAACGTATGGACCAAACCAGTTGAAAGAGGCGCCGCGTCCCAGCTTCTTCCAAATGTTGTGGGAACAACTGAATAATTTTGTGGTCATCCTGTTGATCGTCGCCTCGCTGGTCTCCGGTTTGCTGGGCGATTATGTGGAAGCGGCGGCGATCATGGCGATCGTGGTGTTGAACGCCGTGTTGGGAATCGTCCAAGAGCGGCGCGCGGAGGAAGCGCTGGCGGCGTTGAAAAAACTCGCCGCGCCGGACGCGCAGATCATCCGCGATGGGAAGCGGGTTTCCATCCCTTCGTATGAATTGGTGCCGGGCGACATCGTTTTTTTGGAAGCGGGAAACTTCGTGCCGGCGGATATCCGCTTGTTGGAAGCGGTCAACCTGAGGGTGGAAGAGGCTTCACTGACCGGCGAATCGCTCCCCGTCCAAAAGAACGCCGCGACGGTGCTTGAGAAAAACGTCCCGTTGGGAGATCGCAAGAACACCGCGTTCATGGGCACGCTCATCTCGTATGGACGCGGACGCGGCGTGGTGACCAGCACGGGGATGCGCACGCAATTGGGGTTGATCGCTTCGATGCTCCAGAACGTGGAAGCGGAAGAAACGCCCCTGCAAAAACGGCTCGACCAATTGGGCAAGTCGTTGAGCATTGCCGCGCTCTTCCTCGTTGCGGTCGTTTTTATTGTCGCGCTCATCAACCAGACGAATATCAATGAACTGTTTACCGGCCCGCTCGCGTATTTGAACGAGTTCGCCGAACAGATCACGGATGTCTTCATCATCGCCATCAGCCTTGCGATTGCCGCCGTGCCGGAGGGACTCCCCGCGGTGGTGACCATTTCACTGGCGTTGGGGATGCGCGAGATGATCAAGCGTCACGCGCTCGTGCGTAAACTGTCCTCGGTGGAAACGCTTGGTTCCGCCACGGTCATTTGCTCCGATAAAACCGGCACGCTCACGCAAAACGAAATGACGGTCACGCGCATGTGGGTGGACGGACAATTCATCAACATCACCGGCACAGGCTACGCGCCGGTCGGCGATTTTATGGTGGATGGAAAGAAGAGGAATATTTCGGAATATCCCGCCGCGCTCACCGCGTTATGGATCGGTCTGTTGAACAACGACGCCTTGCTCGAAACAACCGGTGAAGACGAACAACAAAAGACCTATCGCATCGTCGGCGACCCGACGGAGGGTTCATTGCTGGTCGCCGCGATGAAAGCCGGCGCGATTCACATGCAGGTCCGCGAGGCGTACCCGCGCGAGAATGAAGTGCCGTTCGATTCGGACCGCAAGCGCATGATCACGATCCATGATGTGTTCGCGCCGCGACCGGGCGATCCCTCGCCGTTCACCGATGAAAGCCATAAATCGTGGGATGTGATCGCCGTCAAAGGCGCGCCGGACGTGGTGCTCGATCTCTGCACGCAATACCAAAACATGGATGATGAGTCTGTGCCGTTGGGTCCCGCCCTGCGCGACCGCATCCTCGCCGCCAACGACGCGATGACGAAAGACGCCTTGCGCGTGCTGGGCGTGGCGTATCGCATCGTCAAAGATGTGCCGGATAACCCGGCGCAGATCATCACGAACGAGCTTGAACATGATCTCGTCTTCGTCGGCTTGTTGGGCATGATCGACCCCGCGCGCACCGAGGTGAAACCCGCGCTGGAAGAGGCTCGCAAAGCCGGCATCCGCACGGTGATGATCACAGGCGATTATCCCAACACGGCAAAAGCGATCGCTGAAACCATCGGCTTGTTGAAACCCGGCAGAAAAGTGATGACCGGCGCGCAACTGGATGCCATCAGCGACCGCGACCTCAAAGACATCATCGAAGAAACGGACGTGTTCGCGCGCGTCTCTCCCGAACATAAATTGAGAATCGTGGACGCTCTGCAAGCCAACAATGAGATCGTGGCGATGACCGGCGACGGCGTGAACGACGCGCCCGCCATCAAACGCGCCGACATCGGCGTGGCAATGGGCATCACCGGCACCGACGTGGCGAAAGAAACCGCCGACATGGTATTGACCGACGACAATTACGCCAGCATCGTTCACGCGGTCGAGCAGGGGCGCGTCATCTACTCGAACATCCGCAAGTTTGTGTTCTTCCTTTTGTCCTCCAACATCGCCGAGATCATGATCATCTTCCTCGCCACCCTGGCGGGACTCCCCGCGCCTCTTACCGCCATTCAACTGCTCTGGCTTAACCTCATCACCGACGGCGCCCCAGCCCTCGCCCTCGCCGTCGAAAAAGGCGACCCGGATATCATGCTTCAAAAACCGCGCGCCAAAGACGAACCCATCGTCAACCGCTCGATGCGCGCGGGCTTGATCGTGCAGACCATCGCGCAGACGGTGGCGGTGCTTGCCGCGTTCGGCATGGGTTTGTTGTGGCATCTCGAAGCGGGCGCGACGCTGGTGGGCAACCCCATCACGTACATTCTTCAGCATGATTGGCGCGGCGTGGATGTGCAATCTGCCGAGACGATGGCGTTCGTTACGCTGTCGCTGTGCGAGTTGTTCCGCGCCTACACTGTCCGTTCGGAACGCGCTTCGCTGTTCAGCATCGGCATCTTTTCAAACCGCTCGATGCAATACGCGGTGGGACTTTCGATCGTGCTGTTGTTGCTGGTCATCAACGTCCCCTTCCTCCAGCCGATCTTCAACACACATTTCCTCTCCGTCCGCGAATGGGCTGTGGTCGTCGGCTTCGCGCTCGTCCCTGCCATTGCGGAGGAGATCACAAAATTCTTTTTGAGGATGCGCAAAGGGATTTGA
- a CDS encoding ribonuclease HII — protein sequence MKRVKPNLKFESDLWDSGLQFIAGLDEAGRGALAGPVAVGAVILPHDDKPLLSRTLRLVRDSKQLTPLQRDSIAPAIKEIALAWSVGFADAEEIDSQGIVRATRLAAVRALHQFSISPQYLLTDFRLELPQLDISQTSIVKGDAHCLSIACASILAKTERDALMRELDERHPGYGLAKHKGYGTQTHRSAMRRLGMSAIHRRTFRVK from the coding sequence ATGAAGCGCGTTAAACCGAATCTCAAATTCGAATCGGATCTGTGGGACAGCGGATTGCAATTCATCGCTGGCTTGGACGAAGCCGGGCGCGGCGCATTGGCTGGACCAGTCGCAGTGGGCGCGGTGATCCTGCCGCATGACGACAAACCGCTTCTTTCTCGGACGTTGAGGCTGGTCCGCGATTCCAAGCAGTTGACGCCGCTTCAGCGCGACTCAATCGCGCCGGCGATCAAGGAGATCGCGCTGGCATGGAGCGTGGGATTCGCCGACGCGGAGGAAATCGATTCGCAGGGGATCGTGCGAGCGACTCGTCTCGCCGCCGTCCGCGCGTTGCATCAGTTTTCGATTTCGCCGCAATACCTGTTGACCGATTTTCGACTCGAACTCCCCCAATTGGATATTTCACAAACCAGCATCGTCAAAGGAGACGCGCATTGCCTGAGCATCGCGTGCGCGTCCATCCTTGCGAAGACCGAGCGCGACGCGTTGATGCGCGAACTTGACGAACGTCATCCCGGCTATGGGCTTGCGAAACATAAAGGATACGGCACACAGACTCACCGATCCGCGATGAGGCGGTTGGGGATGTCGGCGATTCATCGGAGAACGTTTCGAGTCAAATAG
- a CDS encoding glycosyltransferase family 2 protein — protein sequence MSIFLSIVIPAYNEESRLPDTLEQVFRFIEKQNFSSEVIVVENGSVDRTYEVARSFADAHENFRVIQTERGKGAAVKRGMLEARGEYRFMCDADLSMPVDEILKFIPPALTDFDIAIASREVEGSTRYNEPRYRHFGGRGINYIIQLFALPGLNDTQCGFKCFRADVVNAIFPLQRMRYWSFDVELLFIARRLGYRAREIPIDWYYHPETKVNAMRDALRMIGDIFHIRINAWRGKYEAR from the coding sequence TTGTCCATTTTTTTATCCATCGTCATTCCCGCATACAATGAAGAAAGCCGCCTGCCCGATACGTTGGAGCAGGTTTTTCGATTCATCGAGAAGCAAAATTTTTCCTCCGAGGTGATCGTGGTGGAAAATGGAAGTGTGGATCGCACGTATGAAGTGGCGCGATCGTTCGCAGACGCGCATGAAAATTTTCGCGTGATCCAAACCGAGCGGGGCAAAGGCGCGGCGGTGAAACGCGGGATGCTCGAGGCGCGCGGCGAGTATCGCTTCATGTGCGACGCCGACCTTTCGATGCCGGTGGACGAGATTCTCAAATTCATCCCGCCCGCGTTGACCGATTTCGATATCGCCATCGCCTCGCGCGAGGTGGAAGGCTCGACGCGTTACAACGAGCCGCGCTATCGTCACTTCGGCGGGCGCGGAATCAATTACATCATTCAACTCTTTGCGTTGCCCGGCTTGAACGACACGCAATGCGGCTTCAAATGTTTTCGCGCCGATGTGGTGAACGCGATCTTCCCCTTGCAACGAATGCGCTATTGGTCGTTCGATGTCGAATTACTTTTCATCGCCCGCCGCCTCGGGTATCGCGCGCGAGAAATTCCCATTGATTGGTATTATCATCCCGAAACCAAAGTGAACGCGATGCGCGACGCATTGCGCATGATCGGCGACATTTTTCATATCCGCATCAACGCCTGGCGCGGCAAATATGAAGCGCGTTAA
- a CDS encoding NERD domain-containing protein: MKIIDQTPLIDEKGNLGFSQRIQGMLKFGFNWPTELLAQKAIITYFDRNLEKGYTLIRNQILGQSAIMIPLILIGPAGMFAINIAYVKGRYEAKGESWSVESGNRFKPAPVNLVQSTARMARALTAFIERQGTRVPEPIESVLIAADPGLHVETDKPAVRVLMVDGIKPFVTGLSNTMPVLRSDLALDMVERITNPRPPKQKTNPPQPAPMVAPRQQPAVAAPVAPPPPQENISRARAIFSAAGEEKPINPADFDFALAEDAAAVKAIQQTRGGANSISGTKRSSRRILGMTMKQVVLLGALAFAFVCILAIFGYVIFSMS, translated from the coding sequence ATGAAGATCATCGACCAAACCCCTCTGATCGACGAGAAAGGCAACCTTGGGTTCAGCCAGCGAATTCAGGGCATGTTGAAGTTTGGCTTTAACTGGCCCACTGAATTGCTGGCTCAGAAAGCGATCATCACGTACTTCGATCGAAACCTCGAAAAGGGATACACCCTGATCCGTAACCAGATCCTCGGGCAAAGCGCCATTATGATTCCGCTCATCTTGATCGGGCCGGCGGGGATGTTCGCCATCAACATTGCTTATGTAAAGGGCAGGTATGAGGCGAAAGGCGAGTCATGGAGTGTGGAATCGGGAAACCGCTTCAAGCCCGCGCCGGTGAACCTGGTCCAGTCCACGGCGCGGATGGCGCGGGCGTTGACCGCATTCATTGAGCGACAGGGGACGAGGGTGCCGGAGCCGATTGAATCGGTGTTGATCGCGGCAGACCCAGGCTTGCACGTGGAAACGGATAAGCCCGCCGTTCGTGTTTTGATGGTGGATGGGATCAAACCGTTCGTGACGGGGCTTTCCAACACCATGCCCGTATTGAGATCCGATTTGGCGCTCGACATGGTGGAGCGCATCACCAACCCGCGCCCTCCCAAGCAGAAGACGAATCCTCCCCAGCCCGCGCCGATGGTTGCGCCTCGCCAACAACCTGCGGTGGCGGCGCCGGTTGCGCCACCGCCACCGCAGGAAAATATTTCGCGCGCGCGCGCCATCTTCAGCGCGGCGGGTGAAGAGAAACCCATCAACCCCGCCGATTTCGACTTTGCCCTGGCAGAGGATGCGGCGGCTGTGAAAGCAATACAGCAGACGCGCGGTGGAGCAAATTCCATATCGGGAACGAAACGGAGTTCGCGCCGAATCCTGGGTATGACGATGAAACAGGTCGTCCTACTTGGAGCGCTGGCGTTTGCCTTCGTGTGTATTCTGGCGATATTTGGTTATGTGATCTTTAGCATGTCTTGA
- a CDS encoding GIY-YIG nuclease family protein, with amino-acid sequence MFYIYIIHSQSRQRYYVGSTESLERRLQEHNVGKSKSTRAGVPWQLVHREDFETRSEAMAQEKKVKARGIERYLSDLQKSG; translated from the coding sequence TTGTTTTATATTTATATCATCCACAGCCAAAGCCGACAAAGATATTATGTTGGTTCAACGGAATCTCTTGAAAGGCGCCTGCAAGAGCATAATGTGGGAAAATCAAAGTCAACACGCGCAGGCGTTCCATGGCAACTTGTCCATAGAGAAGATTTCGAGACGCGTTCAGAAGCCATGGCGCAAGAGAAAAAGGTTAAAGCGCGAGGAATTGAACGTTATCTATCCGACCTTCAAAAGTCCGGCTAG
- the galE gene encoding UDP-glucose 4-epimerase GalE, with protein sequence MNILVTGGAGYIGSVTAEALIKGGHSVSVYDSLVTGHRAAAPEGANFIEADLADSHTLIETFTKKKFDAVMHFAAFIEAGESMKDPGRFYQNNFTNALTLIETAVRAGVKRFVLSSTAAVFKSSEEPLNEDSPLGPTNVYGHTKLMVEQALDWYREIHGLHFAALRYFNACGALPNRGEAHQPESHLIPLVLRVALGQSDAIKIFGADYPTPDGTCIRDYVHIADLADAHILALSGLSERDRLIYNLGSGHGYSVREVIDTARQVTGQLIQSIEHPRRPGDSARLVASSEKIKRELGWKPQHDDLREIISSAWEWHKSHPHGYEG encoded by the coding sequence ATGAACATCCTCGTCACCGGCGGAGCGGGCTACATCGGCTCGGTCACCGCAGAAGCATTGATCAAAGGGGGGCATTCTGTCAGCGTCTACGACTCGCTCGTCACCGGTCATCGCGCCGCAGCGCCGGAGGGAGCAAACTTCATTGAAGCCGATCTGGCGGATAGCCATACACTGATAGAAACTTTCACGAAAAAAAAATTCGACGCGGTGATGCACTTTGCGGCGTTTATCGAAGCGGGCGAAAGCATGAAAGACCCCGGTCGCTTTTATCAAAACAACTTCACGAACGCGCTCACGCTGATAGAAACAGCCGTACGGGCGGGAGTGAAGCGGTTTGTGTTATCGTCTACGGCGGCGGTGTTCAAATCCAGTGAAGAGCCGCTCAACGAAGACTCTCCGCTCGGTCCAACGAACGTGTATGGGCATACCAAACTCATGGTCGAACAGGCGCTCGATTGGTATCGTGAAATTCACGGCTTGCATTTTGCCGCGCTTCGCTACTTCAACGCCTGCGGCGCGTTGCCCAATCGAGGCGAGGCGCACCAGCCCGAGTCGCACCTCATCCCACTGGTGTTGCGCGTGGCGCTCGGGCAAAGCGATGCGATCAAAATTTTCGGCGCCGATTATCCAACGCCCGACGGCACGTGCATCCGCGACTATGTTCACATCGCCGACCTCGCCGACGCGCACATCCTCGCCTTAAGCGGACTCTCCGAACGCGACCGCCTGATCTACAACCTCGGAAGCGGACATGGCTACTCGGTGCGCGAAGTGATCGACACCGCGCGTCAAGTCACGGGACAGTTGATTCAGTCCATCGAGCATCCCCGCCGCCCCGGCGACTCTGCGCGGCTGGTCGCCTCATCCGAAAAAATAAAACGCGAACTCGGTTGGAAGCCTCAGCACGATGACTTGCGCGAGATCATCTCCAGCGCGTGGGAGTGGCACAAGTCGCACCCGCATGGATATGAGGGATAG